The Litorilinea aerophila genome includes a window with the following:
- a CDS encoding MoaD/ThiS family protein: MEHEVWIPSLHRDLTGGVEQVTVSGETVGEVIDALEARFPGIRERLCDGDRIHPYIAVVINGEMSRRGLRHRLKEPSEIHFVPAIGGG, translated from the coding sequence TGGAGCATGAAGTCTGGATCCCTTCCCTCCACCGGGATCTCACCGGTGGCGTGGAGCAGGTGACGGTGTCAGGGGAAACCGTGGGCGAGGTCATCGACGCCCTGGAGGCCCGGTTTCCGGGCATACGGGAGCGTCTGTGCGATGGCGACCGGATTCACCCCTACATCGCCGTGGTCATTAACGGGGAGATGAGCCGGCGGGGGCTGCGCCATCGGCTGAAGGAGCCCAGCGAAATTCACTTTGTGCCGGCCATTGGCGGCGGCTGA
- a CDS encoding DUF4397 domain-containing protein, producing the protein MQAIEGDQDHRQQPRRRPRPGYALVFVLLLLLAGHAWLTGQAWAQTGSSSTDGTLPPPGDTIVPVSAQVRLAHMAPFASNTLLNVTLSGSNSIYQFLNLELGDFTSGYVGLSPGTVTVQVIPQVVPSFTVTETLALPTSYTGAIVGGSNGWPLEMLWLVDETGTPPAGLGKIRVVHVAPFANTSAGTRLHVRTQGGQVIDPSLENLEYRDESGFLTLPVGSYDWRVLQAGDNSTWLDLPPFNLLPGAVLTLWLMGDGINQPPVSRLLVSQGGGGTLLYFPIIFGNSS; encoded by the coding sequence ATGCAAGCCATCGAAGGAGATCAGGACCACCGACAACAACCTCGCCGCCGGCCTCGCCCCGGGTATGCCCTGGTTTTTGTACTGCTCTTGCTCCTGGCCGGCCACGCCTGGCTGACCGGGCAGGCCTGGGCCCAGACGGGGAGCAGCTCCACCGACGGGACCCTGCCGCCGCCAGGGGACACCATCGTGCCGGTTTCGGCCCAGGTCCGTCTGGCCCACATGGCCCCCTTCGCCAGCAACACCCTGCTGAACGTCACCCTCAGTGGAAGCAACAGTATCTATCAGTTCTTGAACCTGGAGCTGGGCGACTTCACCAGCGGATACGTGGGCCTGTCGCCGGGCACGGTGACGGTCCAGGTGATCCCCCAGGTCGTCCCCAGTTTTACCGTCACCGAGACCCTCGCCCTGCCCACCAGCTACACGGGGGCCATCGTGGGTGGCAGCAACGGCTGGCCCCTGGAGATGCTCTGGCTGGTGGATGAGACCGGAACCCCGCCGGCGGGCCTGGGCAAGATCCGGGTGGTCCATGTGGCGCCCTTTGCCAACACCTCGGCCGGCACCCGTCTTCACGTCCGCACCCAGGGCGGCCAGGTGATCGACCCCAGCCTGGAGAACCTGGAGTACCGGGATGAAAGTGGCTTCCTGACCCTGCCGGTGGGCAGTTACGACTGGCGCGTTCTACAGGCAGGGGACAACAGCACGTGGCTGGATCTGCCGCCTTTCAACCTGTTGCCCGGCGCCGTGCTGACCCTCTGGCTGATGGGCGATGGCATCAACCAGCCGCCCGTCAGCCGGCTCCTGGTCTCCCAGGGCGGTGGGGGAACCCTGCTCTACTTCCCCATCATTTTCGGCAACTCTTCTTGA